One window from the genome of Cherax quadricarinatus isolate ZL_2023a chromosome 85, ASM3850222v1, whole genome shotgun sequence encodes:
- the RpL27 gene encoding large ribosomal subunit protein eL27 has protein sequence MVKVYKPGRVVILLTGKQAGKKAIVIKSNDDGTQDRPYEHALVAGIERYPRRVTKSMSKRKIARRSKIKPFVKIVNLKHLMPTRYTATDIIFDKAKVNKETLKDPGRRKKARKVVRYTLEERYKSGKNRWLFQKLRF, from the exons ATGGTGAAGGTGTACAAACCTGGCCGTGTTGTCATCCTCCTCACTGGAAAACAAGCTGGTAAAAAGGCAATTGTAATTAAGAGTAATGATGATGGCACTCAAGATCGGCCTTATGAGCACGCCTTAGTTGCTGGCATTGAGCGTTACCCTCGTAGAGTAACGAAAAGCATGAGCAAGAGAAAGATTGCAAGGAGGTCGAAGATTAAACCATTTGTCAAG ATTGTGAACCTGAAACATCTTATGCCTACTCGTTATACAGCCACAGACATTATCTTTGATAAAGCTAAGGTCAACAAAGAGACCTTGAAGGACCCTGGCAGGAGGAAGAAGGCACGTAAAGTTGTCAGGTATACCTTGGAAGAAAG ATACAAGAGTGGCAAGAATCGATGGCTTTTCCAGAAGCTTAGATTCTAA